Proteins from a single region of Palaemon carinicauda isolate YSFRI2023 chromosome 1, ASM3689809v2, whole genome shotgun sequence:
- the LOC137656497 gene encoding uncharacterized protein: MNGMCVQQVERNHLLSLPRLLNNRMLELRQQFLMRPKKNCDQVTNLRQNLFGTCPSAKKENMAFAEEELSKMTQADSQRWNFDIDAGTPTEGQYHWELINETNQALDTSGRLTCLTRKFASSTLNKSSGNSGSLANGFATSSMTPFMSSSASSPISKTAITTTTFSTSTTPTPVISKKCVKRLQKPAPSKVPKLITDYFKESKPVCVKYKDRVAEEKDVVSNRMVEILKIKSMNVR; the protein is encoded by the coding sequence ATGAACGGGATGTGTGTACAGCAAGTTGAAAGGAACCATTTGCTGAGTTTACCAAGACTCCTGAACAACAGAATGTTAGAGTTGCGACAACAGTTCCTGATGCGACCGAAGAAAAACTGCGACCAAGTGACGAACTTACGACAGAACCTTTTCGGCACCTGTCCTTCAGCTAAGAAGGAAAACATGGCATTCGCAGAAGAGGAGCTTAGCAAGATGACCCAAGCTGACTCCCAACGATGGAACTTTGACATCGATGCCGGGACGCCCACCGAAGGTCAATACCACTGGGAGCTCATCAACGAAACCAACCAAGCGCTCGACACCTCCGGAAGGTTGACCTGTCTCACCAGAAAGTTTGCATCGTCAACATTGAACAAATCATCCGGCAATAGCGGTTCGTTAGCCAACGGATTTGCCACGTCATCCATGACCCCCTTCATGTCATCTTCAGCGTCATCACCCATctccaagacagccatcaccaccaccactttTTCGACGTCGACAACGCCAACGCCTGTGATTTCCAAAAAGTGTGTGAAAAGATTACAAAAACCAGCACCCAGCAAAGTGcccaaactaatcactgactactTCAAGGAGAGTAAGCCTGTTTGTGTGAAATACAAGGACAGAGTAGCTGAAGAGAAGGACGTCGTGAGTAACAGAATGGTTGAAATCTTGAAAATCAAATCCATGAATGTGAGATGA